The following are from one region of the Georgenia sp. M64 genome:
- a CDS encoding EamA family transporter, which yields MASGVSLYLGAALAVSLFAVLPPADVAWWRIAVAAVFLLLWRRPWRRTWTWRTAAGSALFGVVLGGMNLLFYGAIAHLPLGTAVSLEYLGPVAVAALTGRGLRARLALVLAAGGVLAISGFGVDWSAPGTAAGVGLALAAGASWAGYILLGRRIAAGRSGLDSLSLAMPVSALVYAPVAAGTVGSVTSDPALLLAVVGVGVLSSLVPYAIEQVALTRLPAVTFALLTSLLPATSLLVGLLVLRQVPSVGEVLGLVLVSAAVALATRE from the coding sequence ATGGCGTCGGGGGTCAGCCTGTACCTCGGCGCGGCGCTCGCGGTCTCGCTCTTCGCCGTCCTGCCGCCCGCCGACGTCGCCTGGTGGCGCATCGCCGTCGCCGCCGTCTTCCTCCTGCTGTGGCGGCGTCCCTGGCGCCGGACCTGGACCTGGCGCACCGCCGCGGGCTCGGCCCTGTTCGGGGTCGTGCTCGGCGGTATGAACCTCCTCTTCTACGGCGCCATCGCCCACCTGCCCCTGGGCACGGCGGTTTCCCTGGAGTACCTCGGGCCGGTCGCCGTCGCCGCACTCACCGGTCGCGGGCTCCGGGCCCGGCTCGCGCTCGTCCTCGCCGCGGGCGGGGTGCTGGCGATCAGCGGGTTCGGGGTGGACTGGTCCGCGCCGGGCACCGCGGCGGGGGTGGGCCTCGCCCTCGCGGCCGGGGCGTCCTGGGCGGGGTACATCCTCCTCGGCCGGCGCATCGCCGCGGGGCGCAGCGGTCTGGACTCCCTGTCCCTGGCGATGCCCGTCTCGGCGCTCGTCTACGCCCCGGTGGCCGCCGGCACGGTGGGGAGCGTCACGAGCGACCCCGCGCTCCTGCTCGCCGTCGTCGGGGTCGGTGTCCTGTCCTCCCTCGTCCCGTACGCCATCGAGCAGGTGGCGCTCACCCGGCTGCCCGCGGTGACCTTCGCGCTGCTGACCTCGCTGCTGCCGGCGACGTCGCTGCTCGTCGGTCTCCTCGTCCTGCGGCAGGTCCCCAGCGTCGGCGAGGTCCTCGGCCTCGTCCTCGTCTCCGCCGCCGTCGCGCTGGCGACGCGGGAGTAG